A region from the Vicia villosa cultivar HV-30 ecotype Madison, WI linkage group LG3, Vvil1.0, whole genome shotgun sequence genome encodes:
- the LOC131662186 gene encoding phosphatidate cytidylyltransferase 4, chloroplastic-like has product MTQLALSNSPSPSLHHNFIPNYRPFSSQSQILLLHPSPKPFIRFTRQPPYPRFIVSSVNQPEPDRLPPLNAQKEDLLLKSQQQGSQLKNRVVFGLGIGISAGAIILAGGWVFAVAMAAAVFAGSREYFELIGSQGITEGMTPPPQYVSRVCSVICALMPLYVMYRGHIDVSVTSAAFVLAMTLLLQRGNARFAQLSSAIFGLFYCGYLPSFWVKLRCGLAAPALNTSLGTTWPVLLGGRAHWTVGLVATLISISSIIAADTFAFIGGKAFGRTPLTRISPKKTWEGTIVGFCGCIATSLVLSKVFSWPVSPLSAIALGILTFLGSVFGDLTESMIKRDAGVKDSGSLIPGHGGVLDRADSYVFTGALAYSFVKTFLPLYGL; this is encoded by the exons ATGACTCAACTGGCACTTTCCAACTCGCCCTCGCCCTCTCTTCATCACAACTTCATTCCCAATTACCGCCCTTTCTCCTCCCAATCTCAAATTCTCCTCCTTCACCCTTCTCCCAAACCATTTATCCGGTTCACTCGCCAACCGCCTTACCCCCGGTTCATCGTATCCTCCGTCAATCAACCTGAACCGGACCGGCTTCCTCCACTCAATGCCCAAAAG GAGGATTTGCTCTTGAAATCTCAACAACAGGGTAGTCAGCTTAAGAACAGAGTTGTTTTTGGACTTGGCATTGGGATTTCTGCTGGCGCTATTATTTTGGCCGGAGGATGGGTTTTTGCGGTAGCCATGGCGGCAGCTGTCTTTGCTGGTTCACGTGAATATTTTGAATTGATTGGAAGTCAAGGAATTACCGAAGGAATGACACCTCCTCCGCAATATGTGTCGCGAGTCTGCTCTGTCATTTGTGCCTTAATGCCACTATATGTCAT GTATCGTGGTCATATTGATGTTTCTGTGACATCTGCTGCTTTTGTTTTGGCCATGACATTACTTTTGCAAAGAGGAAATGCCCGTTTTGCACAGCTAAGCAGTGCCATCTTTGGGCTATTTTATTGTGgatatcttccaagtttttgggTTAAGCTTCGATGTGGTTTAGCAGCTCCGGCCTTGAACACAA GTTTAGGAACAACATGGCCTGTGCTTCTTGGTGGTCGAGCTCATTGGACAGTAGGTCTTGTGGCAACTTTGATTTCCATAAGCAGCATTATTGCAGCTGATACATTTGCATTCATTGGTGGCAAG GCATTTGGCAGAACGCCTCTTACTAGAATAAGTCCAAAGAAGACATGGGAAGGTACTATTGTAGGATTTTGTGGTTGTATAGCTACTTCCCTGGTCCTTTCAAAAGTATTCAGCTGGCCAGTATCACCATTAAG CGCCATAGCACTTGGCATTCTGACTTTCCTTGGGTCAGTTTTTGGCGATCTCACAGAATCAATGATTAAACGCGATGCTGGGGTGAAAGACTCTGGCTCCCTAATACCTGGACATG GTGGAGTACTCGACAGAGCGGATAGTTATGTTTTCACGGGTGCGCTTGCATACTCCTTTGTCAAAACCTTTCTTCCACTCTATGGATTATAA